One window of the Camelina sativa cultivar DH55 chromosome 1, Cs, whole genome shotgun sequence genome contains the following:
- the LOC104703936 gene encoding auxin-responsive protein IAA16: MINFEATELRLGLPGGSHGGEMSVKNNGKRGFSETVDLKLNLSSTVSEADLENMKEKVVKPPAKTQVVGWPPVRSFRKNVMSGQKPITGDAVEGNDKTSGSSGATSSASACAAAAYVKVSMDGAPYLRKIDLKLYKTYQDLSNALSKMFSSFTIGNYGPQGMKDFMNESKLIDLLNGSDYVPTYEDKDGDWMLVGDVPWEMFVDSCKRIRIMKGSEAIGLAPRALEKCKNRS; the protein is encoded by the exons atgattaattttgaGGCAACGGAGCTGAGGTTAGGGCTGCCGGGTGGTAGTCACGGAGGAGAAATGTCCGTAAAAAATAATGGGAAAAGAGGATTTTCTGAGACCGTTGATCTCAAACTTAATCTTTCATCGACTGTTTCTGAAGCTGATTTAGAGAATATGAAGGAGAAGGTCGTGAAACCACCAGCAAA GACACAAGTTGTGGGATGGCCACCGGTACGATCTTTCCGCAAGAACGTCATGTCCGGCCAAAAACCGATCACCGGAGATGCCGTTGAAGGAAACGATAAGACTTCCGGCAGCAGTGGAGCCACCTCATCCGCCTCCGCATGTGCTGCTGCGGCTTACGTGAAGGTTAGCATGGACGGCGCACCGTACCTGAGAAAAATCGACCTGAAACTCTACAAAACTTACCAAGATCTCTCCAACGCCTTGAGCAAGATGTTCAGCTCTTTTACCATag GCAACTATGGACCACAAGGaatgaaagattttatgaacgAGAGTAAATTGATCGATCTTCTAAACGGATCAGATTATGTTCCAACTTATGAAGATAAAGATGGTGACTGGATGCTCGTAGGAGACGTACCATGGGA GATGTTTGTTGATTCATGCAAACGTATACGAATAATGAAGGGATCAGAAGCAATCGGACttg CTCCAAGGGCATTAGAAAAGTGCAAGAACAGAAGCTGA